The Geobacillus stearothermophilus ATCC 12980 genome contains a region encoding:
- the ndk gene encoding nucleoside-diphosphate kinase produces the protein MAERTFLMVKPDGVQRNLIGEIVSRFEKKGFQLVGAKLMQVSRELAEQHYAEHKERPFFGELVDFITSGPVFAMVWEGENVIAAARQMMGKTNPQEAAPGTIRGDFGLTVGKNVIHGSDSPQSAEREINLFFKEEELLNYTKLLNEWLY, from the coding sequence ATGGCAGAACGGACATTTTTAATGGTAAAGCCAGACGGGGTTCAGCGCAATTTGATCGGCGAAATTGTTTCGCGCTTTGAGAAAAAAGGCTTCCAGCTTGTTGGCGCGAAGCTGATGCAAGTGTCGCGCGAGCTGGCTGAGCAGCACTATGCCGAACATAAAGAGCGTCCGTTTTTCGGCGAGCTTGTCGACTTTATTACATCCGGACCGGTGTTTGCGATGGTGTGGGAGGGCGAAAATGTAATCGCCGCCGCCCGGCAAATGATGGGGAAAACGAACCCGCAGGAAGCCGCACCGGGCACGATTCGCGGCGACTTCGGCTTGACGGTCGGCAAAAACGTCATTCACGGCTCCGATTCGCCGCAAAGCGCGGAACGCGAGATCAACCTGTTTTTCAAAGAAGAAGAGCTTCTCAACTATACAAAATTGTTGAACGAATGGCTCTATTAA
- the mtrB gene encoding trp RNA-binding attenuation protein MtrB, which yields MYTNSDFVVIKALEDGVNVIGLTRGADTRFHHSEKLDKGEVLIAQFTEHTSAIKVRGKAYIQTRHGVIESEGKK from the coding sequence ATGTATACGAACAGCGACTTTGTTGTCATTAAAGCGCTTGAAGACGGAGTGAACGTCATTGGATTGACGCGCGGGGCGGATACACGGTTCCATCACTCGGAAAAGCTCGATAAAGGCGAAGTGTTGATCGCCCAGTTTACAGAGCACACGTCGGCGATTAAAGTGAGAGGCAAGGCGTATATTCAAACGCGCCATGGCGTCATTGAGTCGGAAGGGAAAAAGTAA
- the aroC gene encoding chorismate synthase produces MRYLTAGESHGPQLTAILEGVPAGLELRAEHINKELARRQKGYGRGRRMQIEKDVVNITAGVRHGKTLGSPIALVVENRDFKHWQTIMAVEPIDDETEIKRKVTRPRPGHADLNGALKYGHRDMRNVLERSSARETTVRVAAGAVAKRILEEVGIRVAGHVIEIGGVRAEKLDYRSLEELQNVTEESPVRCFDPEAGQKMMEAIDLAKKNGDSIGGIVEVIVEGVPAGVGSYVHYDRKLDAKIAAAIVSINAFKGVEFGIGFEAARRPGSEVHDEIIWSPEQGFSRRTNRAGGFEGGVTTGMPIVVRGVMKPIPTLYKPLQSVDIDTKEPFAASIERSDSCAVPAASVVAEAVVAWEVAAAIVSQFGQDRIDLIKENIERARRYAKEF; encoded by the coding sequence ATGCGCTACTTGACAGCAGGGGAGTCGCACGGGCCGCAATTGACGGCGATTTTGGAAGGAGTGCCGGCTGGGCTTGAGCTGCGCGCCGAGCATATCAACAAGGAGCTGGCGCGCCGGCAAAAAGGGTATGGGCGCGGGCGGCGCATGCAAATCGAAAAGGACGTGGTGAATATCACCGCCGGCGTCCGGCACGGGAAAACGCTCGGCTCGCCGATTGCGCTGGTTGTGGAAAACCGTGATTTTAAACATTGGCAAACGATTATGGCCGTTGAACCGATCGATGATGAAACGGAGATCAAACGAAAAGTGACGCGTCCGCGCCCGGGTCATGCCGATTTAAACGGCGCCCTGAAATACGGACATCGCGATATGCGCAATGTGCTTGAACGCTCATCGGCAAGGGAAACGACGGTGCGCGTGGCGGCCGGAGCGGTGGCGAAGCGCATTTTGGAGGAAGTGGGCATCCGCGTCGCCGGGCATGTCATCGAAATCGGCGGGGTGCGCGCCGAGAAGCTTGATTACCGCTCCCTGGAGGAATTGCAAAATGTGACAGAAGAGTCGCCGGTGCGCTGTTTTGATCCGGAAGCGGGACAAAAAATGATGGAAGCGATCGATTTGGCAAAGAAAAACGGTGATTCGATCGGCGGCATCGTCGAAGTGATTGTCGAAGGCGTTCCCGCCGGGGTCGGCAGCTACGTTCATTACGACCGGAAGCTCGATGCGAAAATCGCGGCGGCGATCGTCAGCATTAACGCCTTTAAAGGCGTCGAATTCGGGATCGGGTTTGAAGCGGCGCGCCGCCCGGGAAGCGAAGTGCACGACGAAATCATTTGGAGCCCGGAACAAGGCTTTTCGCGCCGGACGAACCGGGCGGGCGGCTTTGAAGGCGGGGTGACGACGGGAATGCCGATCGTCGTGCGCGGTGTAATGAAGCCGATTCCGACGCTGTACAAACCGCTGCAAAGCGTCGACATCGACACGAAAGAACCGTTTGCGGCAAGCATCGAGCGGTCGGACAGCTGCGCTGTGCCGGCGGCGAGCGTCGTCGCCGAAGCGGTCGTCGCCTGGGAAGTGGCGGCGGCGATCGTCAGCCAGTTCGGGCAAGACCGGATCGATTTGATTAAAGAAAACATCGAGCGCGCCCGCCGCTATGCAAAGGAGTTTTAA
- a CDS encoding CheR family methyltransferase, translating to MDDYAQFIAKVKRKTGIDLSLYKEAQMRRRLASLYMKKGLKSFAELFAAMEKDLSLWHECLDRMTINVSEFYRNAKRWEVLERVILPRLLTKHPRPNVWSAACSTGEEPYTLAMVLAKRLPLHRVSVLATDIDDNALARARLGLYSERSLVELPEEMRKKFFTKEGEYYKIDERLKQTVKFQKHNLLTDPFPRNMDLIVCRNVLIYFTEEAKRMLYRKFHDALRPGGVLFVGSTEQIFNPSLYGFEVEETFFYRRK from the coding sequence ATGGACGATTATGCGCAATTCATTGCTAAAGTGAAGCGAAAAACCGGCATTGACTTATCGCTATATAAGGAAGCCCAGATGAGGCGGCGTTTGGCGTCGTTGTACATGAAAAAAGGGCTAAAGAGCTTTGCCGAGCTGTTTGCAGCGATGGAAAAAGACTTGTCGCTCTGGCATGAATGTCTTGATCGGATGACGATCAACGTGTCCGAGTTTTATCGCAACGCCAAACGATGGGAGGTGCTTGAACGCGTCATTTTGCCGCGGCTGTTGACGAAACATCCGCGCCCGAACGTGTGGAGCGCCGCCTGCTCAACCGGCGAGGAGCCGTACACGCTCGCGATGGTGCTCGCAAAACGATTGCCGCTTCACCGCGTGTCGGTGTTGGCGACCGACATTGATGATAATGCGCTCGCCCGCGCGCGCCTCGGCTTGTACAGCGAACGGTCGCTTGTAGAGTTGCCCGAGGAAATGAGAAAAAAGTTTTTTACGAAAGAAGGCGAGTATTATAAAATAGACGAAAGGCTGAAACAAACGGTCAAGTTTCAAAAGCACAACTTGCTCACGGATCCGTTTCCGCGCAACATGGATTTAATCGTTTGCCGCAACGTGCTCATTTATTTCACTGAAGAGGCGAAGCGGATGCTGTATCGGAAATTTCATGATGCGCTCCGGCCCGGGGGCGTGCTGTTTGTGGGGAGCACGGAGCAAATTTTTAACCCGTCCTTATACGGTTTCGAAGTCGAGGAGACGTTTTTTTATCGGAGAAAATAG
- the menG gene encoding demethylmenaquinone methyltransferase produces the protein MHQSKEERVHRVFENISAHYDRMNSVISFRRHLKWRKDVMRRMNVQKGKKALDVCCGTADWTIALAEAVGPEGKVYGLDFSENMLKVGEQKVKARGLHNVKLIHGNAMQLPFPDNSFDYVTIGFGLRNVPDYMTVLKEMHRVTKPGGITVCLETSQPTLFGFRQLYYFYFRFIMPLFGKLLAKSYEEYSWLQESAREFPGRDELAEMFRAAGFVDVEVKPYTFGVAAMHLGYKR, from the coding sequence ATGCATCAATCGAAAGAAGAGCGAGTCCATCGCGTATTTGAAAACATTTCTGCGCATTATGACCGGATGAACTCCGTCATCAGCTTCCGCCGCCACTTGAAGTGGCGCAAAGACGTGATGCGGCGGATGAATGTGCAAAAAGGCAAAAAAGCGCTCGATGTGTGCTGTGGGACGGCTGACTGGACGATCGCCTTGGCGGAGGCGGTCGGTCCGGAAGGGAAAGTGTACGGCCTTGATTTCAGCGAAAACATGCTGAAAGTCGGCGAACAGAAGGTAAAAGCGCGCGGGTTGCATAATGTGAAGCTCATTCACGGCAATGCGATGCAGCTGCCGTTTCCTGACAATTCGTTCGATTATGTGACGATCGGCTTCGGTTTGCGCAACGTCCCTGACTATATGACCGTGCTTAAGGAAATGCACCGGGTGACGAAGCCGGGCGGCATAACCGTCTGCCTGGAAACGTCGCAGCCGACGCTGTTCGGGTTTCGCCAGCTTTACTATTTTTACTTCCGGTTTATTATGCCGCTGTTTGGCAAGCTGCTGGCGAAAAGCTATGAGGAGTACTCGTGGCTGCAGGAATCGGCGCGCGAGTTTCCGGGGCGGGACGAGCTGGCCGAGATGTTCCGCGCCGCCGGTTTTGTCGATGTCGAGGTCAAACCGTACACGTTTGGCGTGGCGGCGATGCACTTGGGCTATAAACGGTGA
- a CDS encoding heptaprenyl diphosphate synthase component 1, producing MVVRIFSGTRVVHVDDITVKLASLKEQIEQLLHHPYLREHLPAPAIDEDRLLLSLSMLDGASTAPSEAERCIIAMMLMQIALDTHDEVTDDGGDLRARQLVVLAGDLYSGLYYELLARSGETALIRSFAEAVRDINEQKVRLYEKKVERIESLFAAVGTIESALLVKLADRMAAPQWGQFAYSYLLMRRLLLEQEAFIRTGASVLFEQMAQIAFPRAKTLTKEQKRHLLRFCRRYIDGCREALFAAKLPVNGLLQLRVAELSGGFQAIAKKTVEEG from the coding sequence ATGGTGGTGCGGATATTTTCGGGGACAAGGGTGGTTCATGTGGATGACATCACGGTGAAATTGGCGTCATTGAAAGAACAAATTGAGCAGCTGCTCCATCACCCATATTTGCGCGAGCATTTGCCGGCGCCGGCGATCGATGAAGATCGCCTGCTGCTCTCGCTGTCAATGCTCGATGGCGCTTCAACGGCGCCGAGTGAGGCGGAGCGGTGCATCATCGCCATGATGCTCATGCAGATCGCCCTTGATACCCACGATGAGGTGACAGATGACGGCGGCGACTTGCGGGCGCGGCAGCTTGTCGTCCTGGCCGGCGACTTGTACAGCGGGCTGTACTATGAGTTGTTGGCGCGTTCGGGCGAAACGGCGCTCATCCGCTCGTTCGCCGAGGCGGTCCGCGATATTAACGAGCAAAAAGTGCGGCTTTACGAAAAAAAAGTAGAGCGGATCGAGTCGTTGTTTGCGGCGGTCGGCACGATCGAATCGGCGTTGCTTGTCAAGCTCGCCGACCGCATGGCGGCGCCGCAGTGGGGGCAGTTTGCCTATTCGTATTTGCTGATGCGGCGCCTGCTGCTCGAGCAGGAAGCGTTCATCCGCACGGGAGCTTCGGTGCTCTTTGAGCAAATGGCGCAAATCGCGTTCCCGCGCGCGAAAACGTTGACGAAAGAGCAAAAGCGGCATTTGCTCCGCTTTTGCCGCCGCTATATCGACGGCTGCCGGGAGGCGCTGTTTGCGGCGAAACTGCCGGTCAACGGCCTGCTGCAGCTCCGCGTGGCCGAGCTTTCCGGCGGGTTTCAAGCCATCGCCAAAAAGACGGTGGAAGAAGGGTAG
- the hepT gene encoding heptaprenyl diphosphate synthase component II, producing MKLKAMYSFLSDDLAAVEEELERAVQSEYGPLGEAALHLLQAGGKRIRPVFVLLAARFGQYDLERMKHVAVALELIHMASLVHDDVIDDADLRRGRPTIKAKWSNRFAMYTGDYLFARSLERMAELGNPRAHQVLAKTIVEVCRGEIEQIKDKYRFDQPLRTYLRRIRRKTALLIAASCQLGALAAGAPEPIVKRLYWFGHYVGMSFQITDDILDFTGTEEQLGKPAGSDLLQGNVTLPVLYALSDERVKAAIAAVGPETDVAEMAAVISAIKRTDAIERSYALSDRYLDKALHLLDGLPMNEARGLLRDLALYIGKRDY from the coding sequence ATGAAGTTAAAGGCGATGTATTCGTTTTTAAGCGATGATTTAGCGGCGGTCGAAGAGGAGCTTGAGCGGGCGGTTCAGTCGGAATACGGGCCGCTTGGGGAAGCGGCGCTCCATCTGTTGCAGGCGGGCGGAAAGCGGATCCGTCCCGTTTTTGTCTTGCTTGCCGCCCGCTTCGGCCAATATGACCTTGAGCGGATGAAGCATGTTGCCGTTGCGCTCGAGCTCATTCATATGGCTTCGCTCGTCCACGACGATGTGATCGACGACGCCGATTTGCGCCGCGGCCGGCCGACGATCAAGGCGAAATGGAGCAACCGGTTCGCCATGTACACAGGGGATTATTTGTTTGCCCGCTCGCTCGAACGGATGGCGGAGCTCGGCAACCCGCGCGCCCATCAAGTGTTGGCGAAAACGATCGTGGAAGTGTGCCGCGGGGAAATTGAGCAAATTAAAGACAAGTACCGGTTTGATCAGCCGCTGCGCACGTATTTGCGGCGCATCCGTCGGAAAACGGCGCTGCTCATCGCCGCGAGCTGCCAGCTTGGCGCCCTCGCTGCCGGCGCGCCGGAGCCGATTGTGAAGCGGCTGTACTGGTTCGGCCATTATGTCGGCATGTCGTTTCAAATTACCGACGACATTCTCGATTTCACTGGGACGGAGGAACAGCTCGGCAAACCGGCCGGAAGCGACTTGCTACAAGGAAACGTCACCCTTCCTGTGCTGTATGCCTTGAGCGATGAGCGGGTGAAGGCGGCCATTGCAGCTGTCGGTCCGGAAACGGACGTTGCGGAAATGGCGGCGGTCATTTCCGCCATTAAGCGGACGGACGCCATTGAGCGGTCGTATGCGTTAAGCGACCGTTACCTTGACAAGGCGCTTCACCTTCTTGACGGACTGCCGATGAATGAGGCGCGCGGCCTGTTGCGCGACCTCGCCCTTTACATCGGGAAAAGGGATTATTAA
- the trpD gene encoding anthranilate phosphoribosyltransferase: MLKRLLSKCAEGETLTEAEAYEAMNAVMSGEATDSQIASLVSILRVRGETVDEIAGFVRAMRDRMTTIDAGDDVIDTCGTGGDGAATFNVSTAAAIVVSSLGVKVAKHGNRAVSSKSGSADVLERLGIDIPASPEAAKQALETKGLAFLFAPLYHAAMKYAAGPRKEIGFRTIFNLIGPLANPARCKRQVIGVYSTRYAEKLAETMRRLGSEHVVFVTGRDGLDECSIAAETDVVELKDGDIRRFVLTPESVGLRRGGLADVQVRSSEESAALLEAVMDGTAPASAIDITALNAGVALYAAGKAETIAAGVAMAKDAILVKTAYEQLQRLRRKEVVHGA, from the coding sequence ATGTTAAAGCGGTTGCTTTCCAAATGCGCGGAAGGGGAAACATTGACGGAAGCGGAAGCGTACGAAGCCATGAATGCCGTGATGTCCGGCGAGGCGACGGACAGCCAGATTGCGAGTTTGGTATCCATCTTGCGCGTGCGCGGCGAGACGGTCGATGAGATCGCCGGGTTTGTGCGGGCGATGCGCGATCGGATGACCACGATCGACGCCGGCGATGACGTCATCGACACGTGCGGGACGGGCGGCGACGGGGCGGCGACGTTCAACGTCTCGACAGCGGCGGCCATTGTCGTTTCGTCGCTCGGGGTCAAAGTCGCCAAGCACGGCAATCGCGCCGTTTCCTCGAAAAGCGGAAGCGCCGATGTGCTCGAGCGGCTCGGCATCGACATTCCCGCGTCGCCTGAGGCCGCCAAACAGGCGCTCGAAACAAAAGGATTGGCGTTTTTGTTCGCCCCCTTGTATCATGCGGCGATGAAATATGCTGCCGGCCCGCGGAAAGAGATCGGGTTTCGCACGATCTTCAATTTGATCGGCCCGCTGGCCAATCCGGCGCGTTGCAAGCGGCAAGTTATCGGCGTCTATTCGACCCGCTACGCCGAGAAGCTGGCGGAAACGATGCGCCGTCTCGGCTCTGAGCACGTGGTGTTTGTCACCGGCCGCGACGGGCTCGATGAGTGCAGCATCGCCGCTGAGACGGATGTTGTGGAACTGAAAGACGGTGACATTCGCCGTTTCGTCCTCACTCCGGAAAGCGTCGGCCTGCGGCGCGGCGGGCTCGCTGACGTGCAAGTGCGCAGTTCGGAGGAAAGCGCCGCACTGCTTGAAGCCGTCATGGACGGCACGGCGCCGGCGAGCGCGATCGATATCACCGCCCTCAACGCCGGCGTTGCGCTGTACGCAGCCGGCAAGGCGGAGACGATCGCCGC
- the trpE gene encoding anthranilate synthase component I: protein MSIDRLAAFLADARQFRTIPIMRKFLADVIEPLQVFANLREEAVFLLESKDDESPWARYSFIGVAPFLTLESETGETFLIKDENGNVQMTASTLKEAFQAVERALCVKPLAEAAPFTGGAVGFLGYDFISAIEKVPRHRAPDLAMKAGHFVFCESLFAFDHEKRELSLIHYIRLKGHETMQEKIAIYRAAEERIAALAAKASRPRAEQPLLPAEDEAERAALFSKASSNYEKEQFLRDVEAVKQYIAAGDVFQAVLSQRFSVPVQAGGFAIYRILRHINPSPYMFYFRLDGIEIVGSSPEKLIQVRNRRAEIDPIAGTRRRGRSPAEDEKLADELYHDPKERAEHYMLVDLARNDIGRVAKYGTVEVPVLMEIGKFSHVMHLISKVVGVLDDDIHPIDALLAAFPAGTVSGAPKVRAMQILQELEPTARGLYAGAIAYIGFDGSIDSCIAIRTAVIKDGYAYVQAGAGIVADSVPELEWKETRNKASALIYAIEQAERLFAKGEQIVC from the coding sequence ATGTCCATTGATCGGCTAGCCGCTTTTTTAGCGGATGCTCGCCAGTTTCGCACCATCCCGATCATGCGCAAATTTTTAGCCGATGTCATCGAACCGTTGCAAGTGTTTGCCAATTTGCGCGAGGAAGCGGTGTTTCTGCTTGAAAGCAAAGACGACGAATCGCCATGGGCGCGTTATTCGTTTATCGGCGTGGCCCCATTTTTGACGCTTGAGAGCGAGACAGGAGAAACGTTTTTGATCAAAGACGAGAACGGAAATGTCCAAATGACGGCGTCGACGTTGAAAGAAGCGTTTCAAGCGGTCGAGCGGGCGCTTTGCGTTAAGCCGCTCGCCGAAGCGGCGCCGTTTACGGGCGGCGCGGTCGGCTTTTTAGGCTATGATTTCATTTCCGCCATTGAAAAGGTGCCGCGCCATCGTGCCCCCGACCTAGCCATGAAAGCCGGGCATTTTGTGTTTTGCGAGTCGCTGTTCGCTTTTGATCACGAAAAACGCGAGCTGTCTCTCATTCATTATATCCGGTTGAAGGGTCATGAAACGATGCAGGAGAAAATCGCGATATACCGAGCCGCCGAAGAACGCATCGCCGCGCTGGCAGCGAAAGCGTCGCGCCCCCGGGCCGAACAGCCGCTGCTGCCGGCCGAAGACGAGGCCGAGCGGGCCGCCTTGTTCTCGAAAGCGTCGTCCAATTACGAAAAAGAGCAATTTTTGCGTGACGTCGAGGCGGTGAAACAGTATATTGCGGCCGGCGATGTGTTTCAGGCGGTGCTGTCGCAGCGGTTCTCCGTCCCGGTGCAAGCGGGTGGGTTTGCCATTTATCGCATCTTGCGCCACATCAACCCGTCGCCGTACATGTTTTATTTTCGGCTTGACGGCATTGAAATTGTCGGTAGTTCGCCGGAAAAGCTCATCCAAGTGCGCAACCGGCGCGCCGAGATCGACCCGATCGCCGGAACAAGGCGGCGCGGACGCTCACCGGCGGAGGATGAAAAGCTCGCCGACGAGCTGTACCATGACCCGAAAGAGCGGGCGGAGCATTATATGCTCGTCGATTTGGCGCGCAATGACATCGGCCGGGTGGCGAAGTACGGAACGGTCGAGGTGCCGGTGTTGATGGAAATCGGCAAGTTCTCTCATGTGATGCATTTAATTTCCAAAGTCGTCGGCGTGCTTGACGACGACATCCACCCGATCGACGCGCTCTTGGCCGCTTTTCCGGCTGGAACGGTGAGCGGGGCGCCCAAAGTGCGGGCGATGCAAATCTTGCAGGAGCTCGAGCCGACCGCCCGAGGATTGTACGCTGGAGCGATCGCGTACATCGGCTTTGACGGCAGCATTGATTCGTGCATCGCCATCCGGACGGCGGTCATTAAAGACGGTTATGCGTACGTGCAGGCCGGCGCCGGCATTGTCGCCGACTCGGTTCCGGAGCTTGAATGGAAAGAGACGCGCAACAAGGCGAGCGCCCTCATTTACGCCATCGAACAAGCGGAACGATTATTTGCGAAAGGGGAACAGATCGTATGTTAA
- the aroB gene encoding 3-dehydroquinate synthase, whose product MIERTIETATKQYPLLLGDGAVRALPCLLRALSCPPGTKMLIITDDVVAPLYLDEVRATLAAAGYDVYAYIIPNGEAAKSFDNYYACQTAALQCGLDRRSLIVALGGGVVGDLAGFVAATYMRGIRYIQMPTTLLAHDSAVGGKVAINHPLGKNMIGAFHQPEAVVYDTAFLRTLPERELRSGFAEVIKHALIRDRRFYDWLRAEIKTLADLQGGKLAYCIEKGIDIKASVVREDEKETGVRAHLNFGHTLGHALESELGYGVLTHGEAVAVGMLFAILVSERLYGRSFAEHRFAEWFAAYGFPVSLPDGLAPHRLLEKMKGDKKAYAGTVRMVLLREIGDVEVVELEDDKLLAWLCEFAGQGGER is encoded by the coding sequence ATGATCGAACGGACGATTGAAACGGCGACGAAGCAATACCCGCTCCTCTTAGGCGACGGAGCGGTCCGCGCGTTGCCGTGCCTGCTTCGGGCGCTCTCCTGCCCGCCGGGGACGAAGATGTTGATCATCACCGACGATGTGGTGGCGCCTCTTTATTTGGATGAAGTGCGCGCCACGCTTGCCGCTGCCGGTTATGATGTGTATGCCTACATCATTCCAAACGGCGAGGCGGCGAAGTCGTTTGACAACTATTACGCCTGCCAGACGGCGGCTCTTCAGTGCGGCCTTGACCGCCGCTCGCTCATTGTCGCGCTTGGCGGCGGCGTCGTTGGCGATTTGGCCGGATTTGTGGCCGCCACCTATATGCGCGGCATCCGCTACATTCAAATGCCGACGACGCTTTTGGCCCACGACAGCGCCGTCGGCGGCAAAGTCGCCATCAATCATCCGCTTGGCAAAAATATGATCGGCGCTTTCCACCAGCCGGAAGCGGTCGTCTATGATACCGCCTTTTTGCGCACGCTGCCTGAGCGCGAGCTCCGTTCAGGATTTGCCGAGGTGATCAAACATGCGCTCATCCGCGACCGCCGCTTTTACGACTGGCTGCGCGCAGAAATCAAGACGCTCGCCGACTTGCAGGGCGGCAAGCTCGCCTATTGCATTGAAAAGGGCATTGATATTAAGGCGTCCGTCGTGCGTGAAGATGAAAAAGAAACCGGGGTGCGCGCCCATTTGAATTTCGGCCATACGCTCGGCCATGCGCTCGAGAGCGAGCTCGGCTACGGCGTGCTGACCCATGGGGAGGCGGTGGCGGTCGGCATGCTGTTTGCCATCTTGGTCAGCGAGCGGCTTTACGGCCGGTCATTTGCCGAGCACCGCTTTGCCGAATGGTTCGCTGCGTACGGCTTTCCGGTTTCGCTCCCCGACGGGCTGGCGCCTCACCGGTTGCTCGAGAAAATGAAAGGCGACAAAAAGGCGTACGCTGGGACGGTGCGGATGGTTCTTTTGCGTGAAATCGGCGATGTGGAAGTCGTGGAACTCGAAGATGACAAGCTGCTCGCGTGGCTGTGCGAGTTTGCTGGACAGGGGGGAGAGCGATGA
- the folE gene encoding GTP cyclohydrolase I FolE: MPEINFAQIEYAVRLILEAIGEDPNREGLVDTPKRVAKMYAEVFAGLHEDPKEHFQTVFSEEHEELVLVKDIPFYSMCEHHLVPFFGVAHVAYIPREGKVTGLSKLARAVEAVARRPQLQERITATVADSIVEALEPHGVMVVVEAEHMCMTMRGVKKPGAKTVTTAVRGVFETDVAARSEVLSLIKA; this comes from the coding sequence ATGCCGGAGATCAATTTTGCGCAAATTGAATATGCAGTCCGCTTGATTTTGGAAGCGATTGGGGAAGACCCAAACCGTGAGGGGCTTGTCGACACGCCGAAACGAGTGGCGAAAATGTACGCCGAGGTGTTCGCCGGACTGCACGAAGACCCCAAGGAGCATTTTCAAACCGTATTCAGCGAGGAACATGAGGAGCTTGTGCTCGTTAAAGATATTCCGTTTTACTCGATGTGCGAGCACCATTTAGTGCCGTTTTTCGGCGTTGCCCACGTCGCCTACATCCCACGGGAAGGAAAAGTAACCGGGCTAAGCAAGCTCGCCCGGGCGGTCGAAGCGGTGGCGCGCCGCCCGCAGCTACAGGAGCGCATTACGGCGACAGTCGCCGATTCGATCGTCGAAGCGCTCGAACCGCACGGGGTGATGGTCGTCGTCGAGGCGGAACATATGTGCATGACGATGCGCGGCGTGAAAAAGCCGGGGGCGAAAACGGTGACAACGGCAGTGCGCGGCGTGTTTGAAACGGATGTTGCCGCCCGTTCGGAAGTGCTTTCGCTCATTAAAGCATAA
- a CDS encoding HU family DNA-binding protein, translating to MNKTELINAVAETSGLSKKDATKAVDAVFDSITEALRKGDKVQLIGFGNFEVRERAARKGRNPQTGEEMEIPASKVPAFKPGKALKDAVK from the coding sequence ATGAACAAGACGGAATTGATCAACGCGGTAGCCGAAACAAGCGGTCTTTCCAAAAAAGATGCAACAAAAGCCGTTGATGCGGTATTTGACTCGATTACAGAAGCGTTGCGAAAAGGCGATAAAGTGCAATTAATCGGCTTTGGGAACTTTGAAGTGCGCGAGCGCGCTGCCCGGAAAGGACGCAACCCGCAAACGGGCGAAGAAATGGAAATTCCGGCGAGCAAAGTTCCTGCATTCAAACCGGGTAAAGCGTTAAAAGATGCCGTAAAATAA
- the aroH gene encoding chorismate mutase, with protein sequence MIRGIRGAITVERNEAGEIIAATETLLREMVRANDVAAHDVSFVLISVTDDITAAFPAQALRRLDGWTYVPVMCTREIPVPGSLPRCIRVMMTVETDKRQDEICHVYLKDAAMLRPDLSLTKKTEM encoded by the coding sequence ATGATCCGCGGCATTCGCGGGGCGATTACAGTGGAGCGAAACGAGGCCGGAGAAATTATAGCGGCAACGGAAACGTTGCTGCGCGAAATGGTCCGCGCCAACGATGTTGCCGCCCATGACGTTTCGTTCGTGCTCATTTCCGTCACTGACGACATCACGGCTGCGTTTCCGGCTCAAGCTTTGCGCCGCCTTGATGGCTGGACGTACGTGCCTGTCATGTGCACGCGAGAAATTCCAGTGCCCGGTTCGCTGCCGCGCTGCATCCGCGTCATGATGACGGTGGAGACAGACAAACGGCAAGATGAGATTTGCCACGTCTATTTAAAGGATGCAGCCATGCTGCGGCCGGATTTGTCGTTGACAAAAAAAACAGAAATGTAA